A single genomic interval of bacterium harbors:
- a CDS encoding response regulator: MTEKDVSTRALKILLVEDDGFLLRTISDYLSARGMEVQTASNGREAIDHLSAGPIDLILTDIIMPEMDGIELLKYVRKRMHDLPVIIITSSDDINYSIEALRANANDYILKPIPMEELATRIALTFMKTEALKREKVQQFRMVEKVMEKDKRVEQTFLRSIRSFINAIEARDRYTKGHSIRVSDLVEQLLRKLGINSDISYDIALASQLHDIGKMGVSDIILNKHAGLSNDEFHIMKTHPEVGYFILKPILSEKGLKGILHHHERWDGEGYPMNLSGQEIPLGARIINLADSFDAMVSDRNYRRSKDVPQALSEVERCAGTQFDPDLVPAFVEVVRENHRKEMERAAISIVPSPDDLPAAVIAGHRNSF; this comes from the coding sequence ATGACTGAAAAAGACGTTTCAACTCGCGCACTTAAAATTCTCCTTGTTGAGGATGACGGATTTCTTCTCAGGACGATATCTGACTATCTCAGCGCCAGGGGGATGGAGGTACAGACCGCCTCCAACGGCAGGGAGGCCATCGACCACCTTTCAGCGGGCCCCATTGATCTCATTCTGACCGACATTATCATGCCTGAGATGGACGGCATCGAGTTGCTCAAATATGTTAGGAAAAGGATGCATGACCTTCCCGTCATCATCATCACTTCTTCCGATGACATCAATTACAGCATTGAAGCTCTGCGAGCCAACGCCAACGATTACATCCTTAAGCCGATTCCCATGGAGGAGTTGGCCACCAGGATCGCCCTGACCTTCATGAAAACGGAAGCCCTCAAAAGAGAAAAAGTACAGCAGTTCCGGATGGTTGAGAAGGTAATGGAAAAGGATAAGAGGGTGGAGCAAACATTCCTTCGGTCCATTCGATCTTTCATTAACGCCATCGAGGCAAGAGACCGCTACACCAAGGGCCACTCCATCCGCGTGTCTGACCTGGTAGAGCAGCTTTTGAGAAAGCTCGGCATCAACTCGGACATATCCTACGACATCGCCCTCGCGTCCCAACTGCACGACATTGGCAAGATGGGTGTCAGTGACATCATCCTGAATAAGCACGCAGGGTTGTCTAACGACGAGTTCCACATCATGAAAACCCATCCGGAAGTAGGATATTTCATCCTCAAGCCCATCCTTTCCGAGAAGGGGCTCAAGGGAATCCTGCACCACCATGAAAGATGGGACGGAGAAGGATATCCCATGAACCTCTCAGGTCAAGAGATCCCATTGGGCGCCCGCATTATAAACCTGGCCGACTCCTTCGACGCCATGGTTTCGGACCGCAACTACCGCCGGTCAAAGGACGTTCCCCAAGCACTGTCTGAGGTCGAAAGGTGCGCAGGCACCCAGTTCGACCCCGATCTGGTGCCTGCATTTGTAGAGGTCGTTCGTGAAAACCACCGTAAGGAAATGGAAAGGGCCGCAATCAGCATTGTTCCATCACCAGACGATCTGCCGGCTGCCGTTATCGCCGGTCACCGTAACTCTTTCTGA
- a CDS encoding M20 family metallopeptidase, producing the protein MKKTIASYVPELIALRHDLHQHPELGFEEIWTAKTVAGVLERYGLEVHTGWAKTGVLGILRKGSSTRTIALRADMDALPVQERSDLEYRSVNKGIMHACGHDGHMVMLLGAARYLAERGDFDGTVVFIFQPAEEGGGGGRLMVKEGIVETFGIQAVYGMHNRSGLEAGWISTHTGPIMAATDNFEIIVNGEGTHAALPHTGVDPIVTASELVTSLQTAVTRKIEALDSVVLSITQFTSGTTFNIIPDDALLRGCTRYQSTETGVLLREAMERITAGVCAAHHAHYFFNYMPGYPPTVNTLTETEAAVRAARKAVGAENVDDNCSPLMASEDFSYFLEKIPGCYIFLGNGTHTQSHRSDYDFNDEIIPVGVRYWCILVEQELGGIPGHGNSETR; encoded by the coding sequence ATGAAAAAAACGATTGCCTCATACGTGCCCGAGCTTATCGCCCTCAGGCACGACCTGCACCAACACCCGGAGCTGGGCTTTGAAGAAATATGGACCGCCAAAACCGTGGCCGGGGTGCTGGAAAGGTACGGTTTGGAGGTGCACACGGGGTGGGCGAAAACCGGCGTCCTTGGCATTCTCAGGAAAGGAAGTTCAACCAGGACTATCGCTTTGCGGGCCGACATGGATGCCCTCCCTGTACAGGAAAGGTCCGACCTTGAATATCGCTCCGTCAACAAGGGGATAATGCACGCCTGCGGTCACGACGGGCACATGGTTATGCTGCTGGGCGCTGCTCGATACCTGGCGGAAAGAGGGGACTTTGACGGGACTGTGGTTTTCATTTTCCAACCTGCCGAGGAGGGCGGCGGCGGCGGGCGCCTCATGGTGAAGGAGGGGATAGTAGAGACGTTCGGGATCCAGGCTGTCTACGGGATGCACAACCGCTCCGGGCTGGAGGCCGGATGGATCTCCACCCACACCGGACCCATAATGGCGGCCACGGACAACTTTGAGATCATCGTAAACGGCGAGGGAACCCACGCAGCTCTTCCTCACACCGGGGTGGATCCCATCGTCACCGCTTCTGAACTGGTAACCTCCCTTCAGACTGCAGTAACAAGGAAGATCGAAGCTCTTGATAGCGTTGTGCTATCAATCACACAGTTCACCTCGGGTACCACCTTCAACATTATTCCGGATGACGCCCTGCTAAGAGGCTGCACACGGTATCAGTCAACCGAAACAGGTGTATTGCTCAGAGAGGCCATGGAGCGCATAACAGCCGGAGTGTGCGCTGCCCACCATGCCCACTATTTCTTCAACTACATGCCCGGTTACCCGCCCACCGTGAATACTCTCACCGAAACCGAAGCCGCGGTCCGGGCTGCCAGGAAGGCTGTGGGGGCGGAAAATGTGGACGATAACTGCTCCCCTCTTATGGCCTCTGAAGACTTTTCCTATTTCCTTGAAAAGATCCCCGGGTGTTACATTTTCCTGGGTAACGGCACTCACACCCAAAGCCACAGGTCTGATTACGATTTTAACGATGAGATCATCCCTGTAGGGGTCCGCTACTGGTGCATCCTGGTGGAGCAGGAATTGGGGGGAATACCAGGACACGGCAACTCGGAGACGCGGTGA